In the genome of Ignavibacteriales bacterium, one region contains:
- a CDS encoding response regulator: MDNTKSKRILLVDDDIDLLEQHKFLLESKGYKVITADNSKDGWEVFKKEKPDACVLDLIMEEHDSGFILSYKIKKDESGKTIPVFVLTSATLVTGFKFSSATAEEKEWIRCDEIINKPVVIDDLVQKLEKYFTLTEVH; this comes from the coding sequence ATGGATAACACAAAATCAAAAAGAATATTATTAGTGGACGATGATATCGATCTGCTTGAACAACATAAATTCTTACTCGAATCAAAAGGATATAAAGTAATAACCGCTGATAACAGTAAAGACGGCTGGGAAGTATTCAAAAAAGAAAAACCGGATGCATGCGTACTTGATCTAATAATGGAAGAACATGATTCGGGTTTTATTCTGAGTTATAAAATTAAAAAGGACGAATCCGGAAAAACAATTCCCGTGTTCGTGCTTACCTCAGCAACACTTGTTACGGGATTCAAATTCAGTTCAGCAACCGCTGAAGAAAAAGAATGGATAAGATGCGACGAGATCATTAACAAACCTGTTGTGATCGACGATCTTGTTCAGAAGTTAGAAAAATATTTTACTCTAACAGAAGTTCATTAA
- a CDS encoding 4Fe-4S dicluster domain-containing protein encodes MNSGIVSTILDRCKRCYSCIRECPAKAIQVVNGQAAVVVERCIACGHCVKVCSQEAKRIHSDMSKVFTEILPSGNSIAIVAPSFAASFPDSYFKIPTALKKLGFDMVVETAFGADLISNSYLDEIQKSNGKTVISSSCPAVVGYIEKYFGELVPSLAKVVSPMVAIGKYLKENLGEDRRIVFVGPCIAKKSEAVQDEILGTIDAVITFSELKELFAINGIIPEQLEDSDFDPPHAYMGKSYPLAGGLLKTAGISDDILEKEIIVVEGKNKVLEIIDEISNNHINAKFVDILFCEGCISGPAIDSNLNYYSRREKVIKYIEQKIHSTDKQVWKSNIYNSRNLDLKRDFSIKNQRKPFPTEDRIKEILGQTNKTKPTDELNCGACGYATCREYAVAIAKGLAETEMCLPFLIDELNKAYNNLSTTQEQLRTAEKLASIGQLAAGVAHEINNPLGTILLYSSMLRRDLDKDPEHQQKVEDLELIVDEANRCKNIVSNLLNFARQGKLKISKVNMVQLFADILKTVRANPVHKGIHLNLERSSRDFIIEGDEDQLKQVFLNIINNACESMEETEKKNLDIKMLYEDEYFVVQISDTGCGVAKENYSKLFTPFFTTKKIGKGTGLGLPISYGIVKMHRGHITFQSEVGNGTTFKIKLPVKLDAQTINVN; translated from the coding sequence ATGAACAGCGGAATAGTCAGCACAATACTCGACAGATGCAAGAGATGTTACTCATGCATAAGGGAGTGCCCTGCAAAAGCAATCCAGGTTGTGAATGGCCAGGCTGCCGTTGTGGTAGAAAGATGTATTGCATGCGGACATTGTGTTAAGGTCTGTTCACAGGAAGCAAAAAGAATTCATAGTGATATGAGTAAAGTATTCACTGAAATTCTTCCTTCGGGTAACAGCATTGCAATTGTAGCACCGTCATTTGCCGCTTCTTTTCCTGATTCATATTTCAAGATTCCGACCGCATTAAAAAAACTCGGCTTTGATATGGTTGTGGAAACAGCATTCGGAGCTGACCTGATAAGCAACAGTTATCTTGACGAAATTCAGAAGAGTAATGGTAAAACTGTTATTAGTTCATCATGCCCTGCTGTTGTCGGTTATATAGAAAAATATTTCGGGGAGCTTGTTCCAAGTCTTGCAAAAGTTGTTTCACCAATGGTTGCGATAGGTAAGTACCTTAAAGAAAATCTTGGTGAGGATAGAAGAATAGTTTTTGTTGGTCCGTGCATCGCAAAAAAAAGTGAAGCAGTTCAGGATGAAATTCTCGGAACAATCGATGCAGTAATAACATTTTCGGAATTGAAAGAATTGTTCGCGATAAACGGAATAATTCCCGAACAACTTGAAGACAGTGATTTTGATCCGCCGCATGCTTATATGGGAAAATCATACCCGCTTGCCGGAGGATTATTAAAGACTGCAGGAATTTCCGACGACATATTAGAAAAAGAAATTATTGTTGTTGAAGGAAAGAACAAAGTTCTTGAAATCATTGACGAGATATCAAACAATCACATCAACGCAAAGTTTGTTGATATACTTTTCTGTGAAGGTTGTATTAGTGGTCCCGCAATTGACAGCAATCTCAATTACTATTCACGCCGTGAAAAAGTTATTAAGTACATTGAGCAAAAAATTCATTCGACAGATAAACAAGTCTGGAAGAGCAATATTTATAACAGCAGGAACCTTGATCTTAAAAGAGACTTCTCCATAAAAAATCAGAGGAAACCTTTTCCAACTGAAGACAGGATCAAGGAAATACTGGGACAGACAAATAAAACAAAACCCACAGATGAATTAAACTGCGGAGCGTGTGGTTACGCTACGTGTCGCGAGTATGCTGTTGCTATTGCAAAAGGTTTGGCAGAGACTGAAATGTGTCTTCCGTTTTTAATTGATGAATTGAATAAAGCGTATAACAATCTAAGTACTACACAGGAACAACTGCGAACTGCGGAAAAACTTGCATCGATAGGACAGCTTGCCGCAGGTGTTGCGCATGAAATAAATAATCCTCTTGGAACAATTCTTCTTTATTCTTCAATGCTGAGAAGAGATCTTGATAAAGATCCAGAACATCAGCAGAAAGTTGAAGACCTTGAATTAATAGTTGATGAAGCCAACAGGTGCAAGAACATTGTTTCGAACCTTCTGAACTTTGCCCGGCAGGGTAAATTGAAAATATCAAAAGTAAATATGGTGCAACTGTTTGCCGATATTCTCAAAACTGTAAGAGCAAATCCGGTTCATAAAGGAATTCATCTTAACCTTGAAAGATCATCACGTGATTTTATAATTGAAGGTGATGAAGATCAATTGAAACAGGTATTTCTTAACATCATCAACAATGCCTGTGAATCAATGGAAGAAACAGAAAAGAAAAATCTGGATATAAAAATGTTATACGAAGATGAATACTTCGTAGTTCAGATAAGCGATACAGGCTGCGGTGTTGCCAAAGAAAATTACAGCAAACTTTTTACACCTTTCTTCACGACAAAAAAAATTGGAAAAGGAACAGGATTAGGTCTTCCCATTTCTTACGGAATTGTAAAAATGCACAGGGGACATATTACTTTCCAGAGTGAAGTCGGGAATGGAACTACTTTTAAAATTAAGCTGCCGGTAAAACTCGACGCACAGACTATAAATGTGAATTAG
- a CDS encoding response regulator translates to METNNKPKVLIVDDEKGLRLGTKRLLESEGYFVVAAENGTEGIEAGTTTEFDLAIIDLKMPDIEGTQVLKKIREVHPNTVCYIATAYASYETAIESTKLGAYSYIPKPFTPEELLQQLKDGYNRRLVLVESEKWKREREERLLEVAFEKTRLNTIINSITDGLLVVNKNGEAVLYNPSALNYLNLPSIAIEEKIIDKLPSEISSLINKFLDAGIYENKSYSSQIEIKPNRELFVEATSSPVPHPDGSLAGVVVVMKNITEMKKLEFLKSQFVSMVSHELKAPVAAVYGYLKLLVDDSIKLSQEQEKNFIKRSQIRLDNLLKMVNDLLDISRMEMKTAKREIISVNLAETIKSVIELFQFEAEKREVNVLFNYDENLPLLNADLDEITRLFTNLISNAIKYNKVKGLIEINIHYNKPYIITEIKDNGIGLKPDEKNRLFQEFFRAKNENTREISGTGLGLSIVKRIVDSYAGKIEVESEFNVGTMFRVFLPLKNENNTDIKSV, encoded by the coding sequence ATGGAAACGAACAACAAACCAAAAGTTCTTATTGTCGATGACGAAAAAGGTCTGAGGCTCGGAACAAAAAGACTTTTGGAAAGTGAGGGCTATTTTGTTGTTGCTGCTGAAAACGGTACTGAAGGAATTGAAGCAGGAACAACAACAGAATTTGACCTTGCAATAATAGATTTAAAGATGCCTGACATTGAAGGTACACAGGTACTGAAAAAGATCAGGGAAGTGCATCCAAATACCGTATGCTACATAGCGACTGCATATGCCTCTTACGAAACTGCGATTGAGTCAACCAAACTCGGGGCTTACAGTTACATACCAAAACCATTTACACCCGAAGAACTTTTACAACAATTGAAGGATGGATACAACCGCAGACTTGTTCTTGTTGAATCAGAAAAATGGAAACGTGAACGTGAAGAACGGCTGCTTGAAGTCGCGTTTGAAAAAACCCGGCTTAACACCATCATCAATTCAATTACAGATGGACTTCTTGTTGTAAATAAAAATGGTGAAGCAGTCTTATATAATCCGAGCGCACTTAATTATCTTAATCTTCCTTCAATAGCGATTGAAGAAAAAATTATTGACAAACTTCCTTCAGAAATTTCTTCGCTGATAAATAAATTTTTAGACGCAGGCATTTACGAAAATAAATCCTACTCCAGCCAGATCGAAATAAAACCAAACCGTGAACTTTTTGTTGAAGCTACAAGCTCGCCTGTTCCTCATCCTGACGGATCTCTCGCCGGTGTTGTTGTTGTAATGAAGAACATCACCGAAATGAAGAAGCTTGAGTTTTTAAAATCACAATTCGTTTCGATGGTTAGTCATGAACTAAAAGCTCCGGTCGCCGCTGTATATGGCTACTTAAAGCTGCTTGTTGATGATTCAATAAAACTTTCACAGGAACAGGAAAAGAATTTTATAAAGCGTTCGCAAATACGTCTTGATAACCTGCTTAAAATGGTAAACGACCTGCTTGATATTTCACGAATGGAAATGAAAACCGCAAAACGTGAGATCATATCTGTTAACCTTGCTGAGACAATTAAGTCCGTCATCGAACTTTTCCAGTTTGAAGCAGAAAAACGTGAAGTGAATGTGTTATTCAATTATGATGAGAACCTTCCGCTGCTAAATGCTGATCTTGATGAAATCACAAGGCTGTTTACAAATCTTATCAGCAATGCAATTAAGTACAATAAGGTTAAAGGGTTGATCGAGATTAATATTCATTACAACAAGCCATATATCATTACAGAAATAAAAGATAACGGAATAGGATTAAAGCCTGATGAAAAGAACAGATTGTTCCAGGAATTTTTCAGAGCAAAGAATGAAAACACAAGAGAGATAAGCGGGACAGGATTAGGTTTATCAATAGTTAAAAGAATAGTTGATTCGTATGCAGGTAAGATTGAAGTGGAAAGTGAGTTCAATGTTGGAACCATGTTCAGAGTATTTCTTCCATTGAAGAATGAAAATAACACTGATATAAAATCAGTTTGA
- a CDS encoding response regulator: MAKVAIIDDDPDILDASSLVLLSKGYEVVTTSNPDDGYKIIKEQSPDIIILDVMMNEPDDGFFLAQKLRREKISIPILMYTSVSKALGLEFGAGEMVPVDDFVEKPISPETLIEKVEKLLHIHVKE, from the coding sequence ATGGCTAAAGTAGCAATAATAGACGATGATCCGGATATCCTTGATGCCAGCAGTTTGGTTCTGCTTTCAAAGGGATATGAAGTAGTTACCACTAGTAACCCGGATGACGGATATAAAATCATAAAAGAACAATCTCCGGATATCATCATACTTGATGTGATGATGAATGAACCGGATGACGGATTTTTCCTCGCACAGAAATTACGCAGAGAAAAAATCAGCATACCAATACTTATGTATACATCTGTTTCAAAAGCGCTGGGACTTGAGTTCGGTGCCGGTGAAATGGTTCCCGTTGATGACTTTGTTGAAAAACCTATTTCGCCTGAAACACTAATCGAAAAAGTTGAAAAACTTTTACACATACACGTAAAGGAGTAG
- a CDS encoding T9SS type A sorting domain-containing protein, producing MIRNFLLAIALLMSFFPFAEMSLANNSPEGVTVTKSGSSYVINFRLPQFDYQNLSVEGEDFFRLRVGDYGTTSEFGLPELPIVSFNIPVPYSQSGVGYKGLTTHQFEQPVNGKVYPFQQPWEKVNPVSERPFTINRDYYNSRGSALPFIKISEPFVIGGVKGVTVTLQPFSYNPVENKLTVIDEGNFVISFDGNVSVNGQISESMNSFLSSIFVAYENTNVRLVNKYLIITAPEFEAGLASFVNHKNSSGYNVDLFTTTVTGTTTTAIKTFIQNRYDVPSTKPDYILLVGDVDKIPAWTGGGEGNPKTDLNYAQLEGGDYFADAFLGRFSVTSASELQNAINKTIYMENYIGTLAKKNVYMSSEDNWSITEGTHNFVIDTYFTPAGYTNLKLYSHTYSATTAQLIAALNDNQVFAIYSGHGAETYWADGPVLNQTQVRALTNTVFPYVYSFACVTGSYTLGECFGETWLRTTNGGSAFYGSSVNSYWDEDDILERRLYKAMFEDELTKITPMFDKGKVYLYNHYGSFTPTIKRYFEMYNLMGDPSLATVKQIPPDSTAPLPVTDLAVVNPTSNDLTLNWTAPYDSTFNGVTRYDIRYSTSNITNEIEFNNAPQILFGGQADTAGTPKVFTVPELVFNTQYYFAIKAEDMWGNKSTMSNVPFMATYQAPDIACDKDSVYCMLLPNVNSQDSLVISNVTSFNSTLDYSVELTNNTFPGNMRAYIVPINEDKVSSFADDKNFVINKAGSSIKGSGGPDLFGYEWIDSDDPNGPDYVWNDIVATGTQITNWVSTGSSDPRDDGVAGPFPLGFNFKFYGNVKTQIYVYTNGIFAFEPITANWYSNTSIPTATSPNSFIAPFWDDLDGRTQGTVHYKQDGNKFIIQFTNWQKYSGTGSLTFQAVFNLNGKVQFYYQTLTGTLNSCTVGIENDLGTDGLQVVRDAAYLKNNHAIEFAAEPDWLAANNISGRIYNGNNAAIILNFMNDQLELGLYSMDMVITTNDPDEPTVTVPVVMNVTNDVPVELSTFSVKTVYDEVILSWQTATEKNNSGFEVQRSINNGNESRSWQTLSFVDGKGTTTQSTNYSYRDQIKGTGKYVYRLKQIDFDGTFSLSPEVEVDMTGPDRFELVQNYPNPFNPTTTIKYALPVESNVTISVYNLLGELVETLVNKVEQPGYFEVEWNASNLSSGMYIYSMQTKEVATGNETRSIKKMVLMK from the coding sequence ATGATAAGAAATTTCTTACTTGCAATTGCTCTATTGATGAGCTTCTTTCCGTTTGCGGAAATGTCACTTGCTAACAATTCACCCGAAGGTGTAACGGTTACAAAGTCCGGCAGCAGCTATGTTATAAACTTCAGACTGCCGCAATTTGATTATCAAAACCTTTCTGTAGAGGGAGAAGATTTCTTCAGATTGAGGGTCGGCGATTACGGTACAACTTCAGAATTCGGACTCCCTGAACTTCCGATAGTGTCATTCAATATTCCCGTACCTTATAGTCAGTCAGGTGTGGGATACAAGGGGTTAACAACGCATCAGTTTGAACAGCCTGTAAACGGAAAAGTTTATCCGTTCCAGCAGCCGTGGGAAAAAGTTAATCCGGTTAGTGAAAGACCATTTACAATTAATCGTGATTATTACAACAGCAGGGGAAGCGCACTTCCTTTTATAAAAATTTCAGAACCATTTGTTATCGGAGGCGTTAAAGGTGTTACTGTAACATTGCAGCCTTTCAGCTATAACCCGGTTGAAAATAAACTGACAGTTATAGATGAAGGTAATTTTGTAATCAGTTTTGACGGAAATGTAAGTGTGAACGGACAGATTTCAGAATCAATGAACTCATTCCTGTCATCGATATTTGTTGCGTATGAAAATACCAATGTAAGATTGGTCAATAAGTATCTGATTATCACCGCGCCTGAATTTGAAGCCGGGCTGGCATCATTCGTTAATCATAAAAATTCATCGGGATATAATGTTGACCTGTTTACAACTACTGTAACAGGAACTACTACTACCGCAATTAAAACTTTTATACAAAACCGTTATGATGTTCCATCAACAAAACCTGATTACATTCTGCTTGTTGGCGATGTTGATAAGATCCCGGCATGGACAGGCGGCGGTGAAGGAAATCCAAAAACAGATTTGAACTACGCTCAGCTTGAAGGAGGAGATTATTTTGCAGATGCTTTCCTTGGAAGATTTTCAGTAACAAGTGCATCCGAACTTCAGAATGCTATAAATAAAACGATATATATGGAAAACTATATCGGAACGCTTGCTAAGAAAAATGTTTATATGTCTTCGGAGGATAACTGGAGTATAACAGAAGGCACTCACAATTTTGTAATTGATACATATTTTACTCCCGCAGGATATACTAATCTTAAATTATACTCACACACTTATAGTGCAACAACAGCACAACTGATTGCTGCGTTAAATGATAACCAGGTATTCGCAATTTATTCCGGACACGGTGCAGAAACTTATTGGGCTGATGGTCCGGTTCTTAACCAGACCCAGGTTCGTGCATTAACCAATACAGTTTTCCCGTATGTGTATTCATTTGCATGTGTAACAGGATCGTATACACTTGGTGAATGCTTTGGTGAAACATGGCTGCGTACCACAAACGGTGGTTCTGCTTTCTATGGTTCATCTGTAAATTCTTACTGGGATGAAGATGATATTCTGGAAAGACGGCTTTATAAGGCTATGTTTGAAGATGAACTGACAAAGATCACTCCTATGTTCGATAAAGGAAAAGTTTATCTCTATAACCATTATGGAAGTTTCACTCCTACAATCAAAAGATATTTTGAAATGTACAACCTGATGGGTGATCCTTCATTAGCAACTGTAAAACAAATTCCGCCTGACTCAACCGCGCCGCTTCCGGTAACAGATCTTGCAGTTGTAAATCCAACTTCAAATGATCTAACACTTAACTGGACAGCGCCGTATGATTCTACATTTAACGGTGTTACACGTTATGATATCCGTTACTCAACATCAAATATTACAAACGAAATTGAATTCAATAACGCACCGCAGATACTTTTCGGCGGACAGGCAGATACAGCCGGTACACCAAAAGTATTTACAGTTCCTGAACTTGTATTCAATACTCAGTATTACTTTGCAATAAAAGCAGAAGATATGTGGGGAAATAAATCCACAATGTCTAATGTTCCTTTTATGGCTACATACCAGGCACCGGATATTGCTTGTGATAAAGATTCAGTTTATTGCATGCTGTTACCGAATGTGAATAGCCAGGATAGCCTTGTAATTTCAAACGTAACTTCATTCAACTCTACACTGGATTATTCAGTTGAACTTACAAATAATACTTTCCCCGGAAATATGAGAGCGTACATCGTACCGATAAACGAAGATAAAGTGAGTTCCTTTGCGGATGATAAAAACTTTGTAATCAATAAAGCAGGAAGCAGTATTAAAGGAAGCGGCGGTCCTGATCTATTCGGATATGAATGGATTGACAGTGATGATCCGAATGGTCCGGACTATGTATGGAATGATATAGTTGCAACAGGCACACAGATTACAAACTGGGTATCAACTGGTTCCAGCGATCCTCGTGATGACGGTGTTGCAGGTCCATTCCCGCTTGGATTCAATTTTAAATTTTACGGTAATGTTAAAACACAGATTTATGTATATACAAACGGTATCTTCGCGTTTGAACCAATAACTGCTAACTGGTATTCTAACACTTCAATACCAACTGCAACAAGTCCCAACTCATTCATCGCTCCTTTCTGGGATGATCTTGATGGAAGAACACAGGGAACAGTCCATTACAAACAGGATGGAAATAAATTTATCATTCAGTTCACTAACTGGCAGAAGTACAGCGGTACAGGTTCACTTACATTCCAGGCAGTATTTAATTTAAACGGAAAAGTTCAATTCTATTACCAGACTCTTACAGGAACTTTAAATAGTTGTACAGTCGGTATTGAAAACGACTTAGGTACTGATGGTCTGCAGGTTGTTAGAGATGCTGCTTACTTAAAGAATAATCACGCAATTGAATTTGCTGCTGAACCGGACTGGCTTGCTGCAAACAATATCAGCGGCAGGATCTATAACGGAAATAACGCCGCCATCATTCTGAACTTTATGAATGATCAGCTAGAACTTGGTTTATATTCAATGGATATGGTAATAACAACAAACGACCCGGATGAACCAACCGTTACCGTACCCGTTGTGATGAATGTTACAAATGATGTCCCTGTTGAACTCTCAACTTTTTCTGTAAAAACTGTTTATGATGAAGTAATACTTAGCTGGCAGACAGCCACAGAAAAAAATAACAGCGGTTTTGAAGTTCAGAGAAGCATTAACAACGGAAATGAATCAAGATCATGGCAAACACTTTCATTCGTTGACGGAAAAGGAACTACAACGCAATCAACTAATTATTCTTACCGTGATCAGATAAAAGGTACTGGAAAATATGTTTACCGTCTGAAACAAATTGACTTTGACGGAACATTCAGCCTTAGTCCTGAAGTTGAAGTTGATATGACAGGTCCTGATAGATTTGAACTTGTACAGAACTATCCGAATCCTTTCAACCCGACAACAACAATAAAATATGCGCTTCCGGTTGAAAGCAATGTTACAATTTCAGTTTACAATCTTCTTGGTGAACTTGTTGAAACATTAGTCAACAAAGTTGAACAGCCGGGTTACTTTGAAGTTGAATGGAACGCATCGAACCTTTCATCAGGTATGTATATCTATTCAATGCAGACGAAAGAAGTTGCCACCGGAAATGAAACACGTTCAATCAAAAAAATGGTACTGATGAAATAA
- a CDS encoding iron hydrogenase small subunit has translation MVQLTINNIKVNAEEGMTILDAAKSVGITIPTLCHLKDLAPTGACRICSVEVEGQRGLIPSCAYPVYNGMVVETNSTRVRKARKTIVELLVENHPQDCLICVRNKNCELQDLTEQYGLREHRFVGETKCHEIDASSASMERDPAKCILCGRCVRVCHEVQKIGAIDFTNRGFASHVTTPYNKGLNISDCILCGQCILVCPTAALREKSTLKEVSNALNNKNRYTIVQVAPAVRATLGEEFNIPLGTDVTGQLVTGLRRLGFKKVFDTNFGADLTIMEEASELISRIKSGGTLPMFTSCCPGWIKYVEQNRPEVLDHISSCKSPHEMEGAVLKTYYAKKMGIKPEDIYVVSIMPCTVKKYESNRGELSEETMKDVDAVITTRELVRFFKIAGLDFNDLPHDNFDNPLGESTGAAAIFGTSGGVMEAALRTAYFKISGKELEKLEFEEIRGLDGIKEASINIEGTVVNIAVVNGIGNVKQVLDDVQNGTSKYHFIEVMACPGGCINGGGQPIHQKPEKVMKRIKALYQIDTNMKTRKSHENESVKALYKEFFIEPNSHIAHEILHTEYFDRKNVLKN, from the coding sequence ATGGTACAGCTAACAATAAATAATATAAAAGTAAATGCAGAAGAAGGAATGACAATCCTTGACGCTGCCAAATCAGTAGGAATAACCATCCCCACTTTATGTCATCTTAAAGACCTTGCACCAACGGGTGCATGCAGAATTTGTTCTGTTGAAGTTGAAGGACAAAGAGGATTAATTCCATCGTGTGCATATCCTGTTTACAACGGAATGGTTGTGGAAACAAATTCAACAAGGGTTCGTAAAGCAAGAAAAACTATTGTAGAACTTCTTGTTGAAAATCATCCGCAGGATTGCCTGATATGTGTAAGAAACAAAAACTGTGAACTTCAGGACCTTACAGAACAGTATGGATTAAGAGAACACAGATTTGTCGGCGAAACAAAATGTCATGAAATAGATGCATCAAGCGCGTCGATGGAAAGAGATCCGGCAAAATGTATTCTTTGCGGAAGATGCGTACGCGTTTGTCACGAAGTTCAGAAAATAGGTGCGATAGATTTTACAAACCGTGGATTTGCAAGTCACGTTACAACCCCATACAACAAAGGTTTGAATATCAGTGATTGTATTCTTTGCGGTCAATGTATTCTTGTCTGTCCTACTGCAGCTTTGAGAGAAAAGAGTACATTGAAAGAAGTTTCAAATGCACTCAATAATAAAAACAGATATACAATCGTTCAGGTTGCGCCCGCAGTAAGAGCAACACTTGGCGAAGAGTTCAATATTCCGCTTGGTACAGATGTAACAGGGCAGCTCGTAACTGGTTTAAGAAGACTCGGTTTCAAAAAAGTTTTCGATACAAACTTCGGTGCTGATCTTACAATAATGGAAGAAGCATCCGAATTAATAAGCAGGATAAAAAGCGGTGGAACTCTGCCGATGTTCACAAGCTGCTGCCCTGGCTGGATTAAATATGTTGAACAGAACAGACCTGAAGTATTAGATCATATATCATCGTGTAAATCACCGCACGAAATGGAGGGCGCAGTTCTAAAAACTTATTATGCTAAGAAGATGGGAATAAAACCTGAAGACATTTATGTTGTTTCAATTATGCCTTGCACGGTTAAGAAGTATGAATCAAACAGGGGCGAGCTTAGTGAAGAAACAATGAAAGATGTTGATGCAGTTATCACAACAAGAGAACTTGTAAGATTCTTTAAGATAGCAGGTTTAGATTTTAATGATCTTCCTCATGATAATTTTGATAACCCGCTTGGTGAATCAACCGGCGCTGCTGCAATATTTGGTACAAGCGGCGGTGTTATGGAAGCTGCACTGAGAACAGCGTACTTCAAAATATCAGGTAAAGAATTAGAGAAACTTGAGTTTGAAGAAATACGCGGACTTGACGGAATTAAAGAAGCATCCATAAACATTGAAGGAACTGTGGTAAACATTGCAGTCGTAAACGGAATTGGAAATGTTAAACAGGTTCTTGATGATGTACAGAACGGTACAAGCAAATATCATTTCATTGAAGTTATGGCTTGCCCCGGCGGATGTATCAACGGCGGCGGTCAGCCGATACATCAAAAACCTGAAAAGGTTATGAAGAGAATCAAAGCTCTCTACCAGATCGATACAAATATGAAAACACGTAAGTCTCATGAAAACGAATCAGTAAAAGCTCTGTATAAAGAATTTTTTATTGAACCGAATTCACATATAGCTCATGAGATTTTACACACAGAATATTTTGACAGAAAAAATGTTTTGAAGAATTAA